The sequence actcgTCGGAAATTCTATAGGCTAACTTTTATATGTTGTATACGTTAAGATGGCATCGTCTAGTTCTATGGGATCCAACACCGTGACTGCACTTATCATTGTTTGTGATGATTCAGACGATAACTCTAATAGGAATGAGTTTAAGATGTATCAACCATTCTGGCGACGATGGATCTGGGTTAGGGAAATTTTAGGTAGATGGAACCAACAAGAAGGAACCCCTTATCATGAACATAATGTGCCTCCGACCATTAACAGCAGGGATGGATTAATGGGTCAAATATAACATGACAAGATTTATACCTTATTTGCTAGAATCTTTAGGCACGAAACACGTATTAAGCGACTTCAAGGGACGTTTGATTACTTGTACATCCAGGAGAATCAGGATGCTAATGATTCACATTTTAATGAGCTTGAGGAAGTACACTGTACACAGCATCAGGAGATCGGGTTGTTGAAGTATCGTGTGGATGATTTGTCGGCAAGGAATCGTGACCTTGCGGAGCAGGTGGCTAGTTTAGGAACTCGTTTGAATGAAGTGGTTTAGGTGGTTAATGCCATTGTTTCACAGTAGTTCTACCGTTAGGGATTAGGAGTGTTGATTTTCTAGCTTACACTCTTAGATGTTCataattcggatattatatgttAAGTAATTAATGTATTAGTTGTTTATATGTATGAAAGGAACTAACGGGTAGGTTAGATACCCAAATTTTGTAATATTGAAAAGCCTATCTTAATCGATAACTTTTATATTATGATTGCTTGAGTTCATTTTCATAttatgaacaattatatatattttacttatAATATCTCGAATATTTGAATTGTCTGTAGTTAGAAATTGCCTCCGAAGAGAAATCCAAACACGGGAATGAGTGCTGCTCAAATTGAGGAGATGGTAACTCAAAGAGTAGCTGAAGCAGTTGCTAACGCTGAAGCAGGATGTGCAGCAAATGCCGcgaaagaaaggagacccgaagtggCAAACGTTCAGCAACGATGCAATTACAAGACATTTATGGGTTGCAAGCCCCAGAGTTTTTCAAGAACGGAAGGACCCGTAGGGTTAATGAGGTGGCTTGAAAAACTAGAATCAGTATTCCAAATCAGTGAGTGCGCAGACAATGATCGAGTGAAGTTCGCATCATGTACTCTCTTGGATGGAGCCTTAACCTGGTGGAATTCTTTTGCCAAGTCTGTGGGTATTGATGTTGCATAtaatacgccatgggaagaattcaagaaGCAGACGATCGATGAGTATTGCCCGAGGAATGAGATTCAGAGGCTAGAAACTGAGTTGTGGAACTTAAAGTTACAAGGAACGGATATCTCAGGATATACTAATCGATTTCTTGAGTTAGCTTTAATGTGCCCAACCATGGTCACTCCCGAATATAAGAGAGTTGAGAGATATATTTGGGGTTTGTCAGAAGACATTCAAGGTAATGTACTGTCATCAAAACCAGAAACGATCCAGAGTGCTATTCGTATGGCGCATGATTTAATGGCTCAAGTAGTGCGACGTCAATTAATCAATGCTAAGACGGATGTGAAGGTTACgactgagaagcgtaagtgggatggaaaccaaGAAGGCAATTCTAAGAAGCAAGGAACTGCTAAGGTGGAGAGTTCGAATAGCAAGTATGCAGGAAAGAAACCCTATTGCAGTAGATGCACGAAACATCATTTCGGTGTGTGTACTGTACTTTGTGAACGATGCAAGAAGTAAGGGAATCTCTCAAAGGATTGTAGAGTTCGTTTATCAGGGAATGATAAGAACGATAAGAACAATCAGAATGTTTGCTTTGGATGTGGTCAAGCAGGTCATTTCAAGAAAGAATGTCCTAAGATTAAGAAGGGTGAAACGGCTAAGGGCCGAGCTTTTCAGATTACCATGAAGGAAGCTTGTAAAGACCCAgagttagtcacgggtacgttcctcaTCGATAATCATTTAGCATCTATTTTATTCAATACCGGCGCTGATAAAAGTTTTATAGCTAAGGATTTTAGTGTTGTGATAAATAGGCCTTTAACTGCCTTAGACACTAGATATGCTGTAGAATTGGCAAATGGTAAGTTGATAAAAGTAGATAAGATTATGCGAGGTTGTACCTTAAATTTGTCAAACAATCCGTTTGAAGTTGATTTAATGCCCGTTGAGTTAGGAAGTTTCGATGTTGTTATTGGTATGAACTGGTTATCTAAGAACCATGCGGATATTAATTGTGCGGAAAAGTCTATCCGTATACCTCTTGAGAATGGTGAGAACTTAGTCATCCAAGGAGATAAGAGTAAGGTAAACCTTAATATTATTTCCTGTATGAGAGCTCGAAGATATCTAAAGAAGGGATATTCTTCCATTCTCGCGCACGTGAAAGAACTCAAAACAAAAGAAGTTGGATTAGAAGATGTTCCAGTTGTTCGTGAGTTTCCTCAAGTATTCCCAGAAgatttgccaggattacctccacatagacaagttgaattccagattgatttagttcccggaGCCGCACCAGTTGCCAAATTGCCTTATCGATTAGCTCCTTCAGAATTACAGGAACTATCAAATCAACTCCAAGAATTGTTAGATAAAGGATTTATTCGACCTAGTGTTTCTCCGTGGGGTGCTCCAatcttgtttgtcaagaagaatgatggatctttcagaatgtgcattgactatcgaagAGCTGAATAAGCTTACAGTCAAGAATCGTTACCCGTTACCAAGGatagatgatctatttgaccaattgcaagggtcaagtgtttattctaagatcgacctCAGATCAGAGTACCATCAATTAAGAGTCAAAGAGGATGATGTGCCTAAGACAGCGTTCAGAACGCGTTATagccattatgaatttttggtaatgccatttggtttaaccaacGCCCCTGCAGTATTTATGGATCTGATGAATAGAGTATGCAAACCGTATCTAGATAAATTCATCATAGTatttatcgatgatattttgatctactccaataaTAAAGAAGAGCACGAGCAACATTTGAGATTAGTTTTGCAACTTTTGGAAAAAGAGcagttatatgctaaattttcaaagtgtggttTTTGGCTCAATTCagtccaatttttgggtcatgtggtTGATAGAGAAGGCATCCACGTTGATCCTACCAAGATTGAGGCTATTAAGAATTGGGAAGTACCTAAGAACCCGTCTCAAATTCGTCAATTTCTAGGACTTGCTGGATATTATAGAAGATTTATTCAGAATTTCTCCAAGATAGCAAGACCATTGACTGTGTTAACGCACAAGAATAAGAAATTTGAATGGTCCTCAGCACAGGAATCTGCTTTTCAAATGTTGAAACAGAAGTTGACAACCGCACCTGTACTATCACTACCTGAAGGAAATGAAGATTTtttggtttattgtgatgcatctcgGCAAGGATTAGGATGTGTTTTAATGCAATGACAGAAGGTCATTGTGtatgcatctcgtcaactgaagaaccatgagcagaattatacaactcaaGATCTGGAGTTAGGAGCCGCCGTGTTTGCGTTGaaaatatggagacattatttatatgggacCAAGTTACCATATATacagatcataaaagccttcaacatattttcaatCAGAAACAGTTAAACATGCGATAAAGACGTTGGGTAGAACTtataaatgattacgattgtgatatTCGATATCATCCAGGGGAAGCGAACATTgtagctgatgcattgagtcgcatAGAAAGGGTTAAACCTCTGAGAGTTAGGTCATTGAATATGACTATTCAGATAAACCTTGTGTCTCGTATTCAAAATGCACAATCGGAAGCTATGAAGGAAGAGAACATGAAGAAGGAAGGAATTAGTGAGAAGGATAAGAACTTTGAAGTTAAGAGTGAAGGAACCCGATATTTTGCAAACAGAATTTGGATTCCAAAGATTGGTGGATTGAGAGAGCTTGCGATGGATGAAGCACACAagacgagatattcaattcatccagggtcTGGGAAAATGTACCATGACTTAAAGGAATTCTATTGGTGGCCAAGCATGAAGGCTGagattgcaacttatgttggaaagtgctttACATGTTCGAAGGTCAAGGCtgagaatcagaaaccatcagggttactgcAGCAACTTGAGATTcccgaatggaaatgggaaggaattacaatggatttcattacgaagttgccGAAGACTGCGAagggttatgacactatttgggtaatagtggaccgACTTacgaaatctgcacatttcttacccatGAAAGAAatcgacaagatggaaaagttggcaGATTTGTATATCAAGGagattgtctctagacatggagttccaatttctattatctctgaccgagatagCATATTTACATCAAGATTTTGGCAATCTTTACAAAAAGCCCTAGgtactcgtctggatatgagtacggCTTATAATccccaaactgatggacagagtgagagaactatTCTAACATTTGAAAACATGCTTCgagcatgtgtaattgattttggaagTGTTTGGGATCAGTATTTACCTCTAGCCGAGTtttcatataacaatagttatcgcTCGAGTATAAAGGCTGCTCCATTTGAAGCTTTGTATGGAAGAAAATGTAGGTCACCATTATGTTGGAATGAGATTGGTGATTCACAATTGATAGGACCGAGATTATCCAAGAGACAACCGAGAAGATCTTTCAGATTCAAGAAAGACTAAAGACAGCGAGaaataggcaaaagagttatgccgatgtccgaaggaaatttttagaatttcaagtgggtgacaaagttatgctaaaagtttctccatggaaaggagtAATAAGGATTGGGAAGCGAGGAAAGCTGAGCCCAAGATATGTAGGATCTTTTGAGGTTATTGAAAGGATTGGTCCAGTTGCATATAGATTGAAACTACCACAGGAGCTTAGTGGTATTCATAATGCTTTTCATGTttcgaacttgaaaaagtgtttgtctGATGAGAATTTAGTGATTCCGTTAGAAGAATTAAGTATCGATGACAAGTTGCATTTTGTGGAGGAGCCAGTAGAGGTATTGGATCGTGAGGTAAAAACATTGAAGCATAGTAGAattccaattgttaaagttcgttggaatgccaggaGAGGTCCAGAGTTCACATGGGAACGTGAGGACCATATAAGGCAGAAATATCCCCATTTATTCGACAATCGAAGTACCTcctaaatttcgaggacgaaatttttcttaacgggtaggtaatgtcatAACTCTAGCTTTTCGACCTAAGTTgtctagtttgacttctttaaGTTACCTTTTTCGACATGACGAGTAAATTTATCAATCTATTTCTTGgtttattttagggtttgtataGCCCTAAGGATGCATTTTAAGCTTTACTTGATTGGATATTACTTTACATATTTGCATAAAGTTATAAACCCTAACTTATCATCATAAACCCTAGTTTACTACTATGAACCCTAATTCATTACCATAAACCCTAAAGTTGAAAattatacttttatgtatatattaatttaataaataaacttGTTAACTAAGTATTTAGAATAAAGACTTGAAACAATTTCATTTGAACATTTGTTCATAAGATAGAAACTTTTCTACACttcttcaatttcacaactagtcttGAATTCCTTGAACTTAACCATTTCTATCAACCTTAACCTATCTTGATTAGAACCTAACTTTAGCTTacttcctaaaccctaaacatacAAGTAAACATCTTAGGATTTAACATTAGAAAGCCTACACAAGTACATGTACACTTGCAAAACCAAAAATTGAGTAGAAcacctacatcatcatcatcattaacgttttcatcatcatcatacaccatCATCAAAATATCTTCTCAAATATCTTCACTTATACTTCTCCACTAAGCTAAATATCTTGCAAGACATAATCATGATCACCATTAATGAGCAAGGATGAGTCACTCCCTCCCCCTCCTCTCCTTGTGACACGTCCCACACCACCACCATCATGATCTCTATATAAAGCTCACTTCTAcctctcattcatccatttctccaTTCCCCTTTCCCTCTCTACTCTTTCTTACTCTCAATTACAGATCTTAGGCCATATAATAATCATATTCTTTAAGCTTTAGAAGTAGATTACATCAAGGTATAACTAGCTAACTTAatctattcatcatttctagtcaaaatCAAGAACCTTCATGGTGTAAAAGCTAGATCTAGAGTGttaaatcactcaatgatgactatacATCTAACCTTGATTTTGATACTATATCAGTATATTTAAGATCTATATATGTCCAATATCTTAAAATTAAGTTAAAGTAAGAACCAAAGTGGTTATACTATGTAAAACTATTTTGTCTTTGAGCTGTCCAAATTTTTACTTGAAGTCTATGACCTAAACACCAACTTATGGTTGCTCTTTGGAACTCATGAATTTAtatgatgttcatatatgtgtTTGACACTTCTAGTAAAAGTTTCATGATTTAAATCAAAGGGAAAGTCATTTTAGAATTTTATTTTGTGAAACAGGTTCAGATTCATGGCAATCTGACCAAGGGTGAAAGAATCATGCATAgcttaaaatataaaatagatTTCGAACCAAAGTCTTCTGATCTAATTAGTAAACTTAATAAGGAAACCAAGGACAGTAAAATCACTTAAATCCATTAAGAAATCATCAAAATATGGTCCTATCTAGTTGACACAAGAATTTATTGAAGTAGGAAATTAGTCTAAAACCTTATCTCCAACGACAAGGTTAATGAAGACTTGGAGACTATTACTTTTGGGAAAAAGCACTATTATATGTTCTAAAGCTTATTTAAAGTTCTTAAGTCAAATAGATATGTTTTCCTATTTTTAAATTTGCAAAAGATTGTATAGTGTAAAACTGAACTATTTTGCACACTTGTAAAGAAATGAACTTTTGACCAACTTATGTTCTGAGTTTAGAGGCTAACCTTACATTGTTAGAACCTAAACTCAAAGATCTTTCCAGAGATACTAAGTTCACTTAAAATGGATGTCTAGATCTTTAGAAACACCTACACTTATGTCATGATAAAATTAGTCGAAAACAGTCTTTTTCTAAAACCATGAACTAGTGACTTTTGAAACCAAGAATCGATTTGGACATGTAAGATTACTTAAGGGATTGATATTAAACCTTAAATAAGTACTATATCATATAGTTAGACCTCTGACCCATTAAAatttcattaggtctcaagcccgCAACACCGAACACAATCTGACCAATTACCGTGAACGCTTCGCACCGCTTTACTTGtgagttcgtagtcccatttttaatcaatattttatacttttgggatgagataatacttgtttactgttttacatattggaatcaagtacttacaactatattctatgttgagtaacaaaggtcaatttagaaagcccgattttgatatcgttaatttccggtttggtaaacgcgaatattatgaatagatctatttgaggatgactcctcacatcaggataggcctactaggctatcggatgcataaccttcgaccacttgcacttagaccttaagtgacgcttgttttcgggtacttctacgttaacgttcgatatcgaaagctcatgaactagaataactttttaactgttttatacatgaaatcttgatGTCCTTTAACTTATGCATTGttactaaacctatgaactcaccaatatttatattaatgtttttaagtatttatctcaggtacttaACTTTTGAAAGCACTTTCAGGTAGGGCATCGTGGAAGTTTTaaaaatgtcttttgttaaatctagtattgataggctagattatgatgtatttgtatttgtactatGTTTGTACTTGTATTTTGTAACCACGATATACCAAAACTAAAAGCAGAGACCatgatgtaataatatttatgtttccgcTGCTACGTTGACTATGACCTGGGACACTATGTTGAAGTTCACACCACGTCTTGGGAAATCGAGATGGGGGTCGTGACAGTATATttatacaaatgttataaaatataatattaacttagatataaaacgttttgatttaaaataatattattatatattaagacgttaatttataaacGCAAATGACCGTAACACTCAAACATACAAGCTACATTACGAGtgagatagtttttcattgatttgagtcttgttatttataaaagtacaatacacgaaacataaagtacaagttattaaagcgtacgaagtaacgttcgaaaaatcggaatcgggacataagtcgagtgataacgtacgagtcatcggagctAAATTTGcaagtcacctatacacgtgaatataatataatatatatgtaattaatataaattatatatattataaaaatatgtcgaaaaGCTAAAATACAAAACGATCATGAGCTGGAActtaaggccatgcgatcgcatggccattgcccATGAAACCCATGGGATCGCATGGAAGGGGCTGGTGGCAAACAACTATAAATTTAACTcattttctgaaatgtcccgttcttattgattaaaaacgttccatattaattgatttcgttgcgaggttttgacctctatatgagacgtttttcaaagactgcattcattttaaaataaaccacaacctttatttcatcaataaaggtttaaaaagctttacgtagattatcaaataatgataatctaaaatatcctgtttacacacgaccattacataatggtttacaatacaaatatgttacaacaaaataagtttcttgaatgcagtttttacacaatatcatacaagcatggactccaaatctcgtccttatttaagtatgcgacagcggaagctcttaataatcacctgagaataaacatgcttaaaacgtcaacaaaaatgttggtgagttataggtttaacctatatatatcaaatcataataatagaccacaagatttcatattttaatacacatcccatacatagagataaaagtcattcatatggtgaacacctggtaaccgacattaacaagatgcatatataagaatatccccatcattccgggacacccttcggatatgatataaatttcgaagtactaaagcatccggtactttggatggggtttgttaggcccaatagatctatctttaggattcgcgtcaattagggtgtctgttccctaattcttagattaccagacttaataaaaaggggcatattcgatttcgataattcaaccatagaatgtagtttcacgtacttgtatctattttgtaaatcatttataaaacctgcatgtattctcatcccaaaaatattagattttaaaagtgggactataactcactttcacagatttttacttcgtcgagaagtaagacttgtccactattgattcatgaacctataacaatatctacatatatattaaagtatgttcaaaatatatttacaacacttttaatatattttgatgttttaagtttattaagtcagctgtcctcgttagtaacctacaactagttgtccacagttagatgtacagaaataaatcgataaatattatcttgaatcaatccacgacccagtgtatatgtatctcagtattgatcacaactcaaactatatatattttggaatcaacctcaaccctgtatagctaactccaacattcacatatagagtgtctatggttgttccgaaatatatatagatgtgtcgacatgataggtcgaaacattgtatacgtgtctatggtatctcaagattacataatatacaatacaagttgattaagttatggttggaatagatttgttaccaattttcacgtagctaaaatgagaaaaattatccaatcttgttttacccataacttcttcattttaaatccgttttgagtgaatcaaattgctatggtttcatattgaactctattttatgaatctaaacagaaaaagtataggtttatagtcggaaaaataagttacaagtcgtttttgtaaaggtagtcatttcagtcgaaagaacgacgtctagatgaccattttagaaaacatacttccactttgagtttaaccataatttttagatatagtttcatgttcataataaaaatcattttctcagaataacaacttttaaatcaaagtttatcatagtttttaattaactaacccaaaacagcccgcggtgttactacgacggcgtaaatccggttttacggtgtttttcgtgtttccaggttttaaatcattaagttagcatatcatatagatatagaacatgtgtttagttaattttaaaagtcaagttagaaggattaacttttgtttgcgaacaagtttagaattaactaaactatgttctagtgattacgagtttaaaccttcgaataagatagttatatatatatgaatcgaatgatgttacgaacatcattactacctcaagtttagtaggtaaacctactggaagtgacaagaaatgatctagcttcaaaggatcttggatggcttgaaagttcttgaagtaggatcatgacacaaaaacaagttcaagtaagatttttactcgaattaactcgaattaagatagtttatagttatagaaattgaatcaaagtttgaatatgaatattaccttgaataagaaagataacctactgtatataacaaaggtttcttgatcttagatgattacttggaatggattagaaagcttggaagtaaattagtaaacttgaagggatttttgaagtgttcttgaagtgttcttcctatgatgattatagcttgattcttgatgtgatttttgatgaagatgatgattaactactggaaaaatacgttcataatagtgtgtgtgtgtgtgtgttgagagagaattagaaagagaattggaagtgaaatggagtgaatgatgagtggtaattggtgagtggtgaatggggttaaaaggagttctagttagttgactagctcatggtagaagttaaaattgattagtcatacatgacataatcaagagtggaatcccatgctagttcctattggtatatacccatagtaagtacgttttgaagctgtgtataatacgggtaagaatacgactagaattcttgatgaaagaaaagaatgggaaagtaactgtaaccattttcgttaagtatgagtgttttgatatatgtcttgaagtcttccaaaagtattttaatacatctaaatacactacatgtatatacattttaactgagtcgttaagtcatcgttagtcgttacatgtaagtgttgttttgaaacctttaagttaacgatctcaattaatgttgttaacccattgtttattatatctaatgagatgttaaattattatattatcatgatattatgatatattaatatatcttaatatgatatatatacatttaaatgtcgttaaaacgataatcgttacatatatgtctcgtttcgaaatccctaagttagtagtcttgtttatatgtatataactcattgttaatatacttatggagatacttacttatcataatctcatgttaaccatatgtatatccatatatatatcgtcatgtcgtttttacaagttttaacgttcgtgaatcgccggtcaacttgggtggtcaattgtctatatgaaacatatttcaattaatcaagtcttaaaaagtttgattgcttaacatattggaaacatttaatcatgtaaatatcaatctcaattaatatatataaacatggaaaagttcgggtcactacagtacctacccgttaaataaatttcgtcccgaaattttaagctgttgaaggtgttgacgaatcttctggaaatagatgcgggtatttcttcttcatctgatcttcacgctcccaggtgaactcgggtcctctacgagcattccatcaaaccttaacaattggtatcttgttttgcttaagtcttttaacctcacgatccattatttcgacgggttcttcgatgaattggagtttttcgttgatttggatttcatctaatggaatagtgagatcttctttagcaaaacatttcttcaaattcgagacgtggaaagtgttatgtacagccgcgagttgttgaggtaactcaagtcggtaagctactggtccgacactatcaataatcttgaatggtccaatataccttggatttaatttccctcgtttaccaaatcgaacaacgcctttccaaggttcaactttaagcatgaccatctctccaatttcaaattctatatcttttcttttaatgtcagcgtagctcttttgtcgactttgggcggttttcaaccgttgttgaatttggatgatcttctcggtagtttcttgtataatctccggacccgtaatctgtctatcccccacttcaatccaaaaaatcggagacctgcactttctaccataaagtgcttcaaacggcgccatctcaatgcttgaatggtagctgttgttgtaggaaaattctgctaacggtagatgtcgatcccaactgtttccgaaatcaataacacatgctcgtagcatgtcttcaagcatttgtatcgtccttttgctctgcccatcagtttgtggatgataggc comes from Rutidosis leptorrhynchoides isolate AG116_Rl617_1_P2 chromosome 4, CSIRO_AGI_Rlap_v1, whole genome shotgun sequence and encodes:
- the LOC139840544 gene encoding uncharacterized protein, which produces MSAAQIEEMVTQRVAEAVANAEAGCAANAAKERRPEVANVQQRCNYKTFMGCKPQSFSRTEGPVGLMRWLEKLESVFQISECADNDRVKFASCTLLDGALTWWNSFAKSVGIDVAYNTPWEEFKKQTIDEYCPRNEIQRLETELWNLKLQGTDISGYTNRFLELALMCPTMVTPEYKRVERYIWGLSEDIQGNVLSSKPETIQSAIRMAHDLMAQVVRRQLINAKTDVKVTTEKRKWDGNQEGNSKKQGTAKVESSNSKYAGKKPYCRNDKNDKNNQNVCFGCGQAGHFKKECPKIKKGETAKGRAFQITMKEACKDPELVTGTFLIDNHLASILFNTGADKSFIAKDFSVVINRPLTALDTRYAVELANGKLIKVDKIMRGCTLNLSNNPFEVDLMPVELGSFDVVIGMNWLSKNHADINCAEKSIRIPLENGENLVIQGDKSKVNLNIISCMRARRYLKKGYSSILAHVKELKTKEVGLEDVPVVREFPQIDLVPGAAPVAKLPYRLAPSELQELSNQLQELLDKGFIRPSVSPWGAPILSEYHQLRVKEDDVPKTAFRTRYSHYEFLVMPFGLTNAPAVFMDLMNRVCKPYLDKFIIVFIDDILIYSNNKEEHEQHLRLVLQLLEKEQLYAKFSKCGFWLNSVQFLGHVVDREGIHVDPTKIEAIKNWEVPKNPSQIRQFLGLAGYYRRFIQNFSKIARPLTVLTHKNKKFEWSSAQESAFQMLKQKLTTAPVLSLPEGNEDFLVYCDASRQGLGWEANIVADALSRIERVKPLRVRSLNMTIQINLVSRIQNAQSEAMKEENMKKEGISEKDKNFEVKSEGTRYFANRIWIPKIGGLRELAMDEAHKTRYSIHPGSGKMYHDLKEFYWWPSMKAEIATYVGKCFTCSKVKAENQKPSGLLQQLEIPEWKWEGITMDFITKLPKTAKGYDTIWVIVDRLTKSAHFLPMKEIDKMEKLADLYIKEISERTILTFENMLRACVIDFGSVWDQYLPLAEFSYNNSYRSSIKAAPFEALYGRKFSPWKGVIRIGKRGKLSPRYVGSFEVIERIGPVAYRLKLPQELSGIHNAFHVSNLKKCLSDENLVIPLEELSIDDKLHFVEEPVEVLDREVKTLKHSRIPIVKVRWNARRGPEFTWEREDHIRQKYPHLFDNRSTS